A region from the Natronorubrum halophilum genome encodes:
- a CDS encoding RNA-protein complex protein Nop10, with translation MKSDIRVCSAWRETHDRPVYTFSDSCPDCGGDTANSAPAPFDPNDPHGEYRRALKRRNR, from the coding sequence ATGAAGTCCGACATTCGGGTGTGTTCGGCGTGGCGCGAAACGCACGACCGTCCGGTGTACACCTTTTCTGATAGCTGTCCGGACTGTGGTGGCGACACGGCGAACAGCGCCCCGGCACCGTTCGATCCGAACGATCCACACGGCGAGTACCGACGCGCTCTTAAACGTCGCAATCGCTGA
- a CDS encoding translation initiation factor IF-2 subunit alpha produces the protein MKYSGWPDSGELVVGKIDEIEDFGVFVDLEEYQDKRGLIHISEVASGWIKNVRDHVREGQIAVCKVLDVDEGSQQIDLSLKDVNDHQRSDKIQEWKNEQKADNWMELAFGEEMDNEIYTAIANELIAIHGSLYDGFKQAAIHGEEALEDTDLDDDEIDAIVETARENVSVPYVNVTGYVDLQNPSPSGVDGIREALSAAEGNGEVPEEVDLEVSYVGAPEYRIKVKAPNYKTAESQLEESARRAVAAIESHDGTGEYHRERRTDDE, from the coding sequence ATGAAATACAGCGGCTGGCCCGATTCCGGCGAACTCGTCGTCGGCAAGATCGACGAAATCGAGGACTTCGGCGTCTTCGTCGACCTCGAGGAGTATCAGGACAAACGCGGCCTGATCCACATCTCCGAGGTCGCAAGCGGCTGGATCAAGAACGTCCGCGATCACGTTCGCGAGGGTCAGATCGCCGTCTGTAAGGTCCTCGACGTCGACGAGGGATCCCAGCAGATCGACCTCTCGCTGAAAGACGTCAACGACCACCAGCGCTCCGATAAAATTCAGGAGTGGAAAAACGAGCAGAAGGCCGACAACTGGATGGAACTCGCCTTCGGCGAGGAGATGGACAACGAGATCTACACCGCCATCGCTAACGAACTGATCGCCATCCACGGCAGCCTCTACGACGGCTTCAAACAGGCTGCGATCCACGGAGAGGAAGCTCTCGAGGACACCGACCTCGACGACGATGAGATCGACGCCATCGTCGAAACCGCTCGCGAGAACGTCTCGGTGCCCTACGTCAACGTCACCGGCTACGTCGACCTCCAGAACCCGTCGCCAAGCGGTGTCGACGGGATCCGCGAGGCGCTTTCGGCTGCCGAAGGCAACGGTGAGGTCCCCGAGGAAGTCGACCTCGAGGTCAGCTACGTCGGTGCACCCGAGTACCGGATCAAGGTGAAAGCGCCCAACTACAAGACCGCCGAATCCCAACTCGAGGAGAGCGCTCGACGCGCGGTCGCGGCGATCGAATCCCACGACGGCACGGGCGAGTACCACCGCGAGCGACGGACCGACGACGAATAA
- a CDS encoding 30S ribosomal protein S27e, with protein sequence MAGNFYSVRCSDCENEQTVFGKASSEVACAVCGTTLARPTGGKAEIDHEILETVESR encoded by the coding sequence ATGGCAGGAAATTTCTACAGCGTTCGATGCAGTGACTGCGAGAACGAACAGACCGTCTTCGGCAAAGCGTCCTCGGAGGTCGCCTGTGCCGTCTGTGGCACGACGCTCGCGCGACCGACCGGCGGCAAAGCCGAGATCGACCACGAGATCCTAGAAACTGTCGAGTCACGATGA
- a CDS encoding 50S ribosomal protein L44e codes for MQMPRRFNTYCPHCNEHHEHEVEKARSGRSSGMKWDARRTRRNSATIGNSGRFSKVPGGEKPTKKTDLKYRCSDCGKAHLREGWRAGRLEFQE; via the coding sequence ATGCAGATGCCACGTCGTTTCAATACGTACTGTCCGCACTGTAACGAACACCACGAACACGAAGTCGAGAAGGCTCGATCGGGCCGTTCCTCCGGGATGAAATGGGACGCTCGCCGCACCCGACGTAACAGCGCAACCATCGGGAACTCCGGTCGCTTCTCGAAGGTTCCCGGCGGCGAAAAGCCGACCAAGAAAACCGACCTCAAGTACCGCTGCAGCGACTGCGGCAAGGCCCACCTCCGCGAGGGATGGCGCGCCGGCCGACTCGAGTTCCAGGAGTGA
- a CDS encoding nitric-oxide reductase large subunit yields the protein MALSNILPGTGILDDRDRPSTDYVATRLESGAETVSGLSMRVRDVASADARDAASTRIRDAAGDRATDAVERVASELLERSLDRNLDEVLEDGSSGDVADPTDPFDRALENFLRRYDLDEDRLDERTLEGIRTRLATAGFDVDAEDLLEELVSEGVSDSDADRSTDGPGTDESLVEVCSRLRAQLDGTADEPADSVLEDLLERDAVAVGHELERILVEELPSLVAEARARMGPSGGAGSRARPSDHPRPEPGTSEVTTSSAGPSNPTASGGPEGSLRSAVAVAAAATTLVSDDGIDPAVANLATTLLRAGDGGGGVSTERVLRELVPMLIRTGAEREIGLETLCSKSTGSLALVGLFVANLAAMSLGAWVSRTKAPPIPDEIRGPDGGIVVTDEQVRAGKKVFQANGLMDHGSILGNGSYFGVDLTADALESKAKYMREYYARQHGVDSFDSLEDADRAAVSQRVEDELDADAPEGDVARYVAAEVYAHKRIRDRYVDRYYGGAPDRGIPQGYVDSPEQAERIADFACWTAWMAHTNRPDSDHSYTNDWPYVPAADNRPTGQVVVWSTVSVVLLIAGGGIGVWAYHSFDVAEPTTELVDVPSPDSVSVTPSQYAAARYVPVAGALFVAQVLVGAYLAHYYVERTGFYGIGDALGIDLVSLLPFSVGRTWHLNLGILWITTLWLAGGLFLPGLFSERDPPWQAEGATALLVALVAITVGAFAGVWLGTRGTFGSPGTGNDDGNLWWWLGSEGLEYLEVGRVWKLGLLAGFAAWTGLVLRGVRQLDEPSSGLGHFMTYAGGSIALMFAASMLYTPETNMAVTEFWRWWVVHMWVEGVFEFFVTAVISAALVSMELIDKADAEKAILFEVFAIMAAGIVGVSHHYWWVGLPDIWVPVGTTFSTLEFIPLVFVLYRSFGEYQSLKAQGEAFPYTLPLLFIAGSSIWNFVGGGVLGFFVNLPLINYYEHGTYLTVAHAHTSMFGAFGLLALGLGTYILRVVTPESDWDPTWFRGAFWLTNIGLVVMSVASLLPIGFLQLQTSYQDGYAAARSLEFYEQDRVQTLLWARTLGDTPMILGALAFTVGSVRHLWAARRHRLANG from the coding sequence ATGGCTCTCTCGAACATCTTGCCGGGGACCGGCATTCTCGACGATCGTGATCGTCCGTCGACCGACTACGTAGCGACCCGACTCGAGTCGGGCGCGGAAACCGTCAGTGGCCTCTCGATGCGGGTCCGCGACGTCGCTTCGGCTGACGCCCGCGATGCGGCCTCGACTCGCATCCGCGATGCGGCCGGCGATCGGGCGACCGACGCCGTCGAACGGGTCGCCAGTGAACTGCTCGAGCGATCGCTCGATCGGAACCTCGACGAGGTGCTCGAGGACGGTTCGAGCGGTGACGTCGCCGATCCGACCGACCCGTTCGACCGCGCCCTCGAGAACTTCCTGCGCCGATACGATCTCGACGAGGATCGACTGGACGAGCGCACGCTGGAGGGGATCCGAACCCGGCTGGCGACCGCCGGTTTCGACGTCGACGCGGAAGACCTGCTCGAGGAACTCGTGTCCGAAGGCGTGTCGGACTCGGACGCGGACCGTTCGACCGACGGTCCGGGTACCGACGAGTCGCTCGTCGAGGTGTGCTCCCGACTCCGCGCGCAACTGGATGGGACGGCGGACGAGCCGGCCGATAGCGTGCTCGAGGACCTTCTCGAACGCGACGCCGTGGCGGTCGGACACGAACTCGAACGCATCCTCGTCGAGGAACTCCCGTCGCTCGTGGCGGAGGCACGAGCAAGGATGGGGCCGTCCGGCGGAGCGGGATCGAGAGCGCGACCGTCCGATCACCCGCGGCCGGAGCCGGGAACCTCCGAGGTGACGACCTCGAGCGCGGGACCGTCCAACCCGACCGCGAGCGGCGGTCCCGAGGGGAGTCTCCGGTCGGCCGTCGCGGTGGCGGCCGCGGCGACGACGCTGGTTTCTGACGACGGCATCGATCCTGCTGTCGCGAACCTTGCGACGACGTTGCTTCGGGCCGGCGACGGCGGTGGCGGCGTGTCGACGGAGCGCGTCCTCCGCGAACTGGTCCCGATGCTGATCCGGACGGGCGCGGAGCGCGAAATCGGTCTCGAGACGCTGTGCTCGAAGTCGACCGGATCGCTCGCGCTGGTGGGGCTGTTCGTCGCCAACCTCGCCGCGATGAGTCTCGGCGCCTGGGTGTCCCGAACGAAAGCGCCGCCGATACCCGACGAGATCCGGGGTCCGGACGGAGGTATCGTCGTGACGGATGAGCAGGTCCGCGCGGGAAAGAAAGTGTTTCAGGCTAACGGACTCATGGACCACGGCTCGATTCTGGGCAACGGCTCGTACTTCGGGGTCGATCTGACGGCAGACGCCCTCGAGTCGAAAGCGAAGTACATGCGCGAGTACTACGCGCGCCAGCACGGTGTCGACTCGTTCGACTCGCTCGAGGACGCCGACCGGGCGGCCGTCTCCCAACGCGTCGAGGACGAACTTGACGCCGACGCACCCGAGGGCGACGTCGCTCGATACGTGGCAGCGGAAGTGTACGCACACAAGCGGATTCGAGATCGGTACGTCGACCGCTACTACGGAGGCGCTCCCGACCGCGGAATCCCGCAAGGTTACGTCGACTCCCCCGAGCAGGCCGAACGGATCGCCGACTTCGCGTGCTGGACGGCGTGGATGGCCCACACGAACCGCCCGGACTCGGACCACTCCTACACGAACGACTGGCCGTACGTGCCCGCGGCCGACAACCGACCGACCGGACAGGTAGTCGTCTGGAGCACCGTCAGCGTCGTCCTGCTCATCGCCGGCGGCGGAATCGGCGTCTGGGCTTACCACTCCTTCGACGTCGCCGAACCGACGACCGAACTCGTCGACGTGCCGTCGCCCGACTCGGTGTCGGTCACGCCGTCCCAGTACGCCGCGGCCCGGTACGTCCCCGTCGCCGGTGCGCTGTTCGTCGCCCAGGTGCTCGTCGGCGCGTATCTGGCGCACTACTACGTCGAGCGGACCGGCTTCTACGGGATCGGGGATGCGCTGGGGATCGACCTCGTCTCCCTGTTGCCGTTCTCGGTGGGTCGCACCTGGCATCTCAACCTCGGCATTCTCTGGATCACGACGCTGTGGCTCGCGGGCGGGCTCTTCCTGCCCGGACTGTTCAGCGAGCGAGATCCACCCTGGCAGGCCGAAGGCGCGACCGCGCTGCTCGTCGCGCTCGTCGCGATCACGGTCGGGGCGTTCGCCGGCGTCTGGCTCGGGACGCGCGGAACGTTCGGCTCGCCCGGGACCGGAAACGACGACGGCAATCTCTGGTGGTGGCTCGGTAGCGAGGGCCTCGAGTACCTCGAGGTCGGCCGCGTCTGGAAACTGGGACTGCTGGCCGGCTTCGCCGCCTGGACTGGGCTGGTACTGCGCGGCGTCCGTCAACTCGACGAACCGTCGAGCGGGCTGGGTCACTTCATGACCTACGCGGGCGGCTCCATCGCGCTCATGTTCGCCGCGAGCATGCTCTACACGCCGGAGACGAACATGGCGGTGACGGAGTTCTGGCGCTGGTGGGTCGTTCACATGTGGGTCGAGGGCGTCTTCGAGTTCTTCGTCACGGCCGTGATCTCCGCCGCGCTGGTCTCGATGGAACTCATCGACAAAGCTGACGCGGAGAAGGCGATCCTCTTCGAGGTGTTCGCGATTATGGCGGCCGGCATCGTCGGGGTCTCCCACCACTACTGGTGGGTCGGACTGCCCGATATCTGGGTTCCCGTCGGAACGACGTTCTCGACGCTCGAGTTCATCCCCCTGGTGTTCGTCCTCTACCGAAGCTTCGGCGAATACCAGTCGCTGAAAGCCCAGGGCGAGGCGTTCCCCTACACGCTGCCGTTGTTGTTCATCGCCGGCAGCAGTATCTGGAACTTCGTTGGCGGCGGCGTGCTCGGCTTTTTCGTCAACCTGCCGCTGATCAATTACTACGAACACGGAACCTACCTGACCGTTGCCCACGCCCACACGTCGATGTTCGGTGCGTTCGGGCTGCTCGCGCTCGGACTCGGGACGTACATCCTGCGCGTCGTCACGCCAGAATCGGACTGGGATCCGACGTGGTTCCGCGGCGCGTTCTGGCTGACCAACATCGGACTCGTCGTCATGTCCGTCGCCTCGCTGCTCCCGATCGGATTCTTGCAGCTCCAGACGTCCTATCAGGACGGCTACGCCGCCGCACGGAGCCTCGAGTTCTACGAGCAAGACCGCGTCCAGACGCTGCTGTGGGC